In the Methylocystis hirsuta genome, ATAGACCTCGTAAAGCTGAGTCGGGAAGGAATGGGCGAGATAGTCGAGAACGTACTCTCGGGGAGAACAGTCGCAGGATAAATCGCTCCATTCGGATGTGGGGATTTCGGCGAGGCGACGCTCCATCAGCGCCTCGCTGGTCGAGACGATCTGAATCACGGCGGCGTGGCCCGCTTCCAAATCGTGATTGATCGCGGCGATCAGGCTCGGAACCTTCATCGCCGTAATCAGATGATTGAAGAAACGCTGCTTGTTGCTCTCGAAGGCCGAACGCGCGGCGGACTTGGCGTTGCGGTTATAGGCCCTGCCGCCCTCGCCGGTGATATTGGCCGCTTCCAGAGCGGCGGTGAGATTGTTGTGAATGATCTCGAAGGCCGAGGCGTAGGAGTCATAGATGCGGATTTGCTCGTTCGAGAGCCGATGTTCCAGCATCTCGACTTCGACCCCGGCGTAGGAGAGGGCGCGGGACGCATAGAGGCCGAGAGCTTTCAGATCGCGCGCCAGCACCTCCATCGCCGCGATGCCGCCTGCCTCCATGGCGCCGACAAAATCCTGCCGGGTTGCGAAGGGCATGTCGGTCGAACCCCAGAGCCCGAGGCGCGCTGCATAGGCGAGATTGGCGACCGTCGTCGCCCCCGTCGCCGAGACATAGAGAACACGGGCGTCGGGCAGGGCGTTTTGCAGGCGCAGGCCGGCGCGGCCTTGCTGGGAGGCGGCCTTTTCGCCGCGCTCGCCCTTGTCACCGACGGCGTTGGCCATGGCGTGCGCCTCGTCGAAGACGATGACGCCGTCGAAATCTTGGCCGAGCCAGTCAATGATCTGCTTCAGGCGGGAGGCCTTCAGCGCGCCGTCGCGGCCCTGCCGCTCGTCCGATCGCAGAGTGGCGTAGGTCGTGAACAGGATGCCTTCGCTAAGCCGGATCGGCGTTCCTTGGTTGAAGCGCGACAGCGGGACGATCTGCAGCTTTTCCTGGCCCAGCGCCGCCCAATCGCGCTGCGCATCTTCGAGCAGCTTGTCGGATTTGGAGATCCACAGCGCCTTGCGCCGACCTTTCAGCCAATTGTCCAAGACGACGCCGGCGACCTGGCGACCCTTCCCCGCTCCGGTGCCATCGCCAAGATAAAAGCCCCGGCGGAAGCGAACCATATTCTCGGCGTCATCTGGCGCGGCGGCGACGCTGTCAAAAGTCTCGTTGACGAGAAAAGCGCCGGCGAGATGTCCGCCATGGGCTTCGCCGGCGTAGATGACGCTCTCCAGCTGCGCGTCGGACAGCAGGCCAGACTCGATGACGGCTTTCGGCAGATGTGGGCGGTAGGAGGGTTTTGGCGGCGCGACGGACGCCATGGCGGCGGATTGCACCAGCGTCGTCGGATGCGGCCTCGCGCCTTCAATCACGATCGATTGCACCGCATGGGGTTCATAAAGCCCAGCGCTGAGCGACCCGCCCTGCGGCGCTTTCCAGTCCCGCGTCTCGTAGGCGAGTTCGGCGATCTCCGCGAGCGCGCCTGCAGCGGAAGGCGCTGGTCGCGGCGCAGCGCCGGAATGCGCGCCTTGAGCGGATCGTTCAGGCACTCGGACCGACAACAGCGGCGGCGACGGACGAAGATTGATTGGAGCGCAGGAACTCGGGCGAAAATTGGCGGCGCCATTCATAGAGAGAGGCGACGCATCGCCCGACCATGGCGGCGCAACGCACCCCTCTCGGGGCGGGATTTCGCGCTGCACCAGTTGAAGCAACTCTTCGAGGGTCGCGATGGGGCCGAAGCCATCGCGAAATTGCTTGGGGTTTTCCGCCGCCGTCTTGTCGAGGATGGTCAGACGGCTCTCGACGCTGGCGCCATGCCGCGCGAAAAATCCGCGCGCCAGTGCTGCGGTGAAAATTAGCCGCCCCTGTTCCTGCAGGCGCTCGAAGCCGGAGCGCCAGGCGTTCGCGTTCGGCGAAAAGCTTTCGCCGGTGATGGCGACAAGTCGGCCGCCGGGCTGCAAGCGCGTCAGGCTCGCGCGAATATGCTCGAAGGTCGCTGCCGCGTGACGTCCTTCGATCAGCGGCGATGACGAAAAGGGCGGGTTCATTAGCACGACGCTCGGGACGAGCCCGGCGTCGAGGCGATCGTGAAGCTGGGCGCCGTCGAAACGGCTCGGCGACGCGCCGGGAAACAGCAGCTTGAGGAGATCGGCCCTGGTCTCGGCCCATTCGTTGAGGATGAGCCTCGCTCCCGCAAGCTCGGCGAAGATCGCCAGCATTCCGGTTCCGGCGGAAGGCTCCAGCACAATGTCGCCGGCGCCGATCCCCGCCACCACGCTCGCCGCATAGGCGAACTCCAGCGGCGTCGAAAATTGCTGCAACGCATGGCTCTCTTCCGAGCGCCGCGTTTGCGTCGGCAGCAAACCGCCGATTTTCACCAACATCGCGAGCGCGCGGGAGGGCTCATTATTGGCGCGCGCAAAAATCGCCGGTCCGTAGCGGCGCAGGAACAGCACCTGCGCCGCCTCCATAGACTCATAGGCGTCCTTCCAGCTCCAGGCGCCCTCGGCGTCGCTCGCGCCAAAGGCGCTTTCCATTGCCGATCGAAGGATCGCGGCGTCGATGACGCGGCCCTTGGCGAGATGGGCGACAAGCGCCTGCGCCGCCATCATCAGCGCGTGCGGCTTGTCGTCGGTCGCGAAGGAAAGTTCAGCTTGATGTTGCGCGGGAAGGGCGGCGGCGAGGATCGGGCTCATCGATTGTCTCCGGGGGTTGCGAACCAGCCCGGGACGCTCTCTCTCTTCACGCCTCCCGGGCTCGCCCTCCCGGCAAAGCCCTCTTGCTCTTTCTCCCATTCACCCGAACGCTGACCGCCTCACGGCGAGGGGACCGAACAGCCGGCTGATGTTCGAAAGGTCACCACTCATCACGGCGCGCACATATTCGGCCAAGGTCTCGGGATCATCGAGCAGCGACAGCGGCGCGAAATGATTGCGGCCGCCCGTGTAATCGCGCCGGCCTTCGCAGCTGCGGATCAGCACGCCGCTGTCGGCGCCGATCGCGGGCTGACAGACCTGGATGTAGACGGCGTCATGATGCAGCGTGATTTCGCCGCTGACGGCGATTCCGCCAACATTGGAACGAATTTCGACAGACGCTTAGTCGAACCTCAGCTCTTTTGCGAGCGCTTTGAGCTTGGTGCGGGCATATCGATGAAACTGTTTCTTCTGCTCGTCGTCATAGGGGCAGGGTCGATACCAATCGAACATGGTCGTCTCCTTGAAATAGAAAGAGCCCGCCGGTGAGGGCGGGCTGGGGTTGCTGAAGCGAGAGACTGAGAGACTCCTGCTGACGTTGTCGCCGGCGTGTACCGTCATCTCAGTGGCGTCAGCTTTCGCAAGACACGCCGACGATCACCGAGCCGGAACGAGCCGCTGCTCGGCTTCGTGGATGGCGGCCAGAGCCGCCTTAAAAACAGCGAAACCACGCTCTTGGGTCAGATCGGTTCGCTCGGCGACAAGAAGGCAACCAGTGCGAATGTCGGCCTCCGTCACCGCGTCGACGGCGAGCGTAAGCGTCTCGTCCGCCTCGATGAGTTGCGCGATCTGAGCGCGGACGCTCTTTTCCTCGAGGCGGAGCAAGACATGGGCGCCAAATCCCGGAGCTGTTGCGAGCGGACCATGCTCGGCCTCGTCCAAAAAATCGCCGAGAATATCCTCGGTGCTCTTGCCCTTGATCGCATCTGCGGTAACGAGCACGGCCATGCCGCCAAACCCGTCCGGCCGCATTTTCGTGCAAGTGAAAGACGTGACGATGGCGACGTGATCCAGCGTCTTCGAGCGCTTGATAATATCTTGGAAAATGATCTCGAACGATCTTTGGCTGAGGTCGATCTCGACGTATGCGTCGTCGTCACCCATATCCTTCATCTGGTCGCGCACGAAGTTGGCCGCCTCGCTGGCGACGCCCCCCGCCGCCGCAAGCGCGGCGCGCACCGTTTCGGTCGGCAGTTCGATTTGATTATTTGGCGACGTCTCCGCGAAGAAATAGAGTCCGTCGCCGTCCGGCTCGCTCTCGAAGATATGCGTCAACAGCAGTCGTTCGAGCGCCGTCATTTCGGAGTTGGGGATGGTCGGTTGAACGATGGTCGGTGAAAAATAGTCGGCCATGGAGTGCTCCAGAAAGACGAAAGCCCGGCGCGATGGCCGGGCCCTCTGGATGGGAGTGATGGGAAGGCGGATGCGGGACGGCTATCGCCGCCCCGCGCTGGAAAATTACTCGGCCGCCGCCGCGTGCGGTTCATCCTCCTCGGCGTCGGTCGGCGTATCGCCATCGTCTTCCACGAGGAAATCCGGCAAGGCTTCGCCTTCGCCAATTTCGCCGGTCTGCGCATCCGCCGCCGCTTCCAACGACGCAGTGCGCAGAGGCTCCGGCAGCCAGCCTGTTCCCTGGAGCAATCGCTCGGCTTCGGTCGCCATGTCGGCTTTCTTCAGGTGATCGATCATCTGCGCGGTCGCCTCGCCCTTCGCCTCGCGCACGGCGGCGAGAATTCGCGCCTTGGTCACCTTGCCGAAATAACTCTCGGCAGTCGGCGCCCAATGAGCGCTCATATCGAGCACGAGATGTTCGGCCAGTTGATCGGCATGTTCGAGCGCTCGCGGCCGACGGTCGTGTGGAAGCTGGAGCGCGTTGACGCTCTGCCCGACGCAATAAGCGAAGAGCCCGGCGGTGGCGTCCCGATCCGATTTCACCAGCCAGGCCCAGAGATCCTGCGATCTCTTTGGCAGACGCAATTGCCATTGCCCGTTGGCTTCGTCGTTCGCTCGCGCGACCGGCGTGTCGGCGAGGCCGGGCGCGTAGGAGCCAAGAAATACGTTTTTCGTCTCGAGTTCAACGCAGCCATCGAAATGACCCGAACCATAGAAGGCCTTCAGAGCCAAGGCGTGGGTCGCCGCCAGAAACGCCGCATCGGGATCATTGGTCAGGGCGACGCGCAACGCGAGAGTGCGATGCGCGGTCAGTTCACTCAAAAGCCGGTCGGACAGTTTTGACGAGGTCTCCGTCTCGTCCTCGCCGAGCGTGGACGAAGAGGCGGCCGTCTGCCCCTCGATTGCGTCGTCGGCCATTGAGCCGTCCGAGCCGTTTGACGCCCTCGCCGATCCGGCTCCGGCGCTCATCTGCGTAGTTGTGGCGGACGCCTCGTCTTCGGGGCGCACGAATCCGCGCTCGACCTTCAACGCGCCGGCATGGTCGATGCTGACGAAAATTCCGGCGCGGGTGATTTCGTCAGGATTATAGATCGCCGGACGTTCGTCGACCGCCGCGATCTCGCGCTCGAGTTCGGCCATTCTGTTGTCGACCTCCTCGGGAAGATCGTCGGCGCCCTCATGCTCGTCCGACAGCGCGTTATATTCGGCGAGCGCGGCGTCATACCGCGCCTGCTCCTCCTCCGAGATAGGCGCGTAGCTCGCCGGCAATCGCCGCAGGCCGTTCGTGTGGCCGTAGGGGAAACCGATCGCGATCTCAGACCATTTCCACCCCTCGGCGCGAAGGGCATCCGCCGTCTCGGCCAGCTTCTCCCGCGCAAGACGATCGAGCAGCGCGACATCCTGCAGCCAGCCGCCGTGGTCGTGAACGAAGAGATCGCGCAGGATCACGCCGCCAGCCACCTCGTAAGCGTCGATGCCGACGAAGACGGCGCGTTTGTCGCCCGCCTTGACCGCCCCCTCGGTCAACATCCGTCGGATCGTATAGGGCTCCTTATTATAGGAGCGGCTCAGCCCCTCCCACACTTGCTCCTGCCGGGCGTGATCATCGGTGACGCAAAACGCCATGAGCTGTTCGAGGGTCAAGTCCTCGCCGACGTAAAGATCAAGCAGCTTTTGACTCGCCGCCGCGAGCTTCAGCCGCTGGCGCACCACCTGCGCGCCGACGAAAAACCGCGCGGCGATTTCGTCGATCGTCACGCCCTGGTCATGCAAGCTCTTGAACGCCCGGAACTGATCCAGAGGGTGCAACGCTTCGCGCATCGTGTTCTCGGCGAGCGAGTCCTCTTCCTCGATCACGTCCGTTTTCGCGATGCAGGGAACCGGCGCGTTCTTCGCCAGCCGCTTCTGCTTCACGAGAAGTTTCAGCGCGGCGAGCCTGCGACCGCCCGCGCTCACCGCGAATTTGCCGGTTTCCTGCTCCTCGGCGTCCCGCACCGGCCGCACGCTCAGCGACTGCAACAATCCGCGCCGGGCGATGTCCTCCGCCAGATCCTCGATGCTCACACCCGACTTAATCCGGCGCACATTCGCGTCCGACGCCACAAGCTTATCGAGCGCAATATCTCGCGCCGCCGTCAATACGATCTTCGACATTTCCCAAGACTCCGCGACGGGCGGGCGAAAGCCTCTCTCTCACCCTCTGCTCCATCACAAAGCCCAAAGGGCCCTCTTACTTTTGCCGATTGCGCCAACCAATTTTTGCCATATAATACGCCCTATAAAACTGGCAGAAAGGCTTCCAATGACCGCCCCCAAGTCTCGGGCCACCACAACCAGGACGGCGACGCCTATCCGCCGCAAGACGCCGGCAAAGGCCGCGGCGATCGCCGGTTTTCCAGCCGGCCTGGAGCAGGCGCCCTTCGTTGCGACCCTTATGAACCACCAGGGCTTTGTCACGGTGGACAAGGTCGCCGCGACATTCGGCATGTCCAAGGGACAACTCGCCGAAACCATCGGCTTGAACCGGGAGGCGCTTTACAAGCTGGCGCGATTAGAAGCGCCCAAGACCCAATCCCGCCTCAAGGAAATGCTGGAAATCGTCTCGCGCGTTTCTGGTTGGGCCGGGGGCAAGGAGCAGGCGATGGCCTGGTATCGCGCCCAGCCGATCGCGGCTTTCGGCGGGCGCACCGCCGAGTCCCTGGTCAAGGATGGGCAGGCGGGCGCGCTGCGCGATTATCTCGACCACATTGCGCTCGGCGGCTTTGCTTGAGGTTTCAGGCGACCTGCTACCGGGCGCATGATCCACGTTGGTCCTTCGCGCCGCTTTCCGGCCAAGGAGCCGAGATCCGCGGTGCCCGCTTCAATCCCAAGGGCGTGCCGGCGCTTTATCTCGCGCTCTCCATCATGACCGCCGTAAAGGAAATCAACCAAGGCTTCGCGCGCAAAATCGAACCCTGCGTGCTGTGCTCCTATGACGTCGATTGCGAGGATGTCGTCGACCTGCGTACGGAAGAGGGGCGGAAAGCGGCTGGCGTTTCATTCGCCGACATGGCCTGCGCATGGTTCTTAGACATTGCGCAAAGTCGCGAACCGTCATCCTGGAGGCTGGCCAAAAGGCTCATCGAGGCCGGCAGCGCGGGCATTCTCGTCCCGAGCTTCGCTCCCGGCGCGACGCAAGCCGACCAGAACCTCGTCCTGTGGAAATGGAGCAAGAGTCGCCCTCACAAAGTCTCGGTTCACGATCCCAGTGGGCGCCTGCCGAAGGATCAGCTCTCGTGGAAATAGTGTAGCTTGGGATTTGATGAATCGAATCGGGGCGGGTCTTGATCGACGGCGGGCTCTTCACGCGGGATTTCTTGATCGAGGGCATCACGGCGACGCCGCAGTGGACGGCGCTCGATCCACAAGCCGTCGACCGCATCCGCTCGGACGCTGTGTCGCTGTTTTCAAACCTGACCGCCATCAAGAATCCAACCGAAGCGGTCACCGAGAAGGATCTGATCTATCCGCTCCTCGCGGCGATAGGATGGGGCGATCGTGTATTCGTCCAGCCCAACGCCTCGGTGAAAGGCCGCGCGGATGTGCCCGACGCGCTGCTCTTCGCCGACGAAGCGGCGCATGACAAGGCGCGGAAAGAGAAAAGCGACTGGAAGCGGTTCCAGCATGGCCTCTGCGTCGTCGAGGCGAAGCGCTGGAACCGCGTCCTCGATCGCGAGGAGACGGGGAAGACCCCCGATGTCGGCGTGCCTTCGACGCAGATGCTGCGGTATCTGCGCCGTGTCGACGACGTGACCAAAGGCGGTCTGCGCTGGGGCATTCTCACCAACGGCCGCGTTTGGCGCCTATATTGGCAAGGCGCGCTTTCCGTCGCCGAAGATTTTCTCGAAATCGACCTCGGCAAGGCGCTCAATCTTCCAAACTGCGGTCTGGACATCCTCGACAAGAGACCGGGCCGCTTCGCCGACGACGCGCAATGGCGAGCGCATACGTTCAAACTTTTCGCGGCTCTGTTTGGGCGCGAGGCCTTCTTGCCTTTCGAGGGAGGCCAGACATTTCACGACTTCGCACGCGCGAAAGGCAAGTTCTGGGAAGCGCGGGTCGCCAAGAACCTGTCGGACACGGTGTTCGACGAGGTTTTCCCCGCGCTGTCCGACGCGCTCACCAAGGCCGATCCCACGCGCAAGGGCGAATTGTCCTCCGCCTATCTCGAAGAGGTTCGTCACGGCGCGCTGATCCTGCTCTATCGCCTTCTGTTCGTGCTCTACGCGGAAGATCGTAATCTCTTGCCGGACGAAACCGGACCCTACGCCGATTATTGTCTGACCAAGATGCGCTTTGAGATCGCCGACTGCAACACCGCCGGTCGCGACGCTCCCACGAGCTTTGTCACCTATTGGCCCAAGCTCACATCGATTTTTCGCGCGATTGCCAACGGCGACGACGCGCTCGGCATTCCTCCCTACAATGGCGGGTTGTTCGAGCCGGCGGCGGCGCCGATCCTCGAACGTACGCAGCTCCCCGACGCCGTCATCGCCAAGGCGATCTTCGGGCTGAGCCACGAACCGGACGATGGCGCGGGCCGCGGCCCCAAATACATCAACTATCGCGATCTCTCGGTCCAGCAGCTCGGCAGCGTCTATGAGCGCATTCTCGAATTCGGCCTGCGCGCCAATGACGGCGGCGGCGTCGAGATCGACGCCGACGACGAGGCGCGCCACAAATCGGGCAGTTATTACACGCCGGAAGAACTGGTCACGCTCATCATCTCCCGCGCGGTCGGCCCTCTGATCGAGGAGCGCGTCGCGACTTTCAAAGCGAAGGCGACTGCGCTCGCCAGTGATCGCCACCCGATCGCCGATCGGCTCAAAGTGCTCACGGCGCATGATCCCGCCATCGCGATCCTCTCGCTCAAGATTTGCGACCCGGCCATGGGCTCGGGGCACTTCCTCGTCAGCCTCGTCGATTGGCTGGCGGACGAGGTGCTGGACGCTATGGCTGAAGCGGCGGCGCTCGTTTCCTGGGGCGCTTACACATCGCCACTCGCCGAGCGCATCGACGCAGTACGCACAAAAATCCTGAGCGAAGCCAAAGCGCATCGCTGGCCGATCGTCGAAAGCCAACTCGACGATCGGCATGTCGTGCGGCGCATGGTCTTGAAGCGCGTCGTCCATGGCGTCGACAAGAATCCGATGGCGGTCGAACTCGCCAAAGTGTCTCTTTGGCTGCATTCCTTCACGGTTGGCGCGCCACTCTCGTTCCTCGATCATCACTTGCGCTGCGGCGACAGCGTGATCGGCGCCTTCGTGCGCCCGACCGTCGACGCGCTGCAAGCGCGCGGCGCCCTGTTCAACCTCGGTCAAATCACGCGCGTCGAACAGGTGGCGGGCCTCATGTCGGAGATCGAGGAAACTACCGACAACGACATCGCCGAAGTCGCGTCGTCTAAGGCAAAGTTCGGCGCCGTCGAAGATGTGATCGAGCCCATCGAGGCGCTGTTCTCGCTGCTGACGGCGGAGCGGCTCATGGGCGTCTTCGACGCCGCGCCGAAAAAAGCGCCGGACATGCGCAAGCTCGCCGGGAAGTCGGAAAAGCAGCTCGCCAAGGCGCGCGCCGACGCCAAATCCTTCGAACGTGCGGCCGCCCTTCAACTCGTTCTGGAAGGAACTTTTGGCGATCCCATCCGCCTCGCCGCCGGCGCCGAGCGTGTCGCGCCGCCGGAACTCGTCAAGCAACTCGCGCTCTTGCCCGAGGCGCCTCCCGATCAGCAGAGTCTCTTTCCCGCAATCAGCGTCGACGATCAGCGCCGCGTGATCGCCGACGCCCTGGTGGAAGAGGCGCGCGCTCTCGCCGAACTTCACCACTTTTTCCATTGGGAGATCGGCTTTCCCAATATCTGGTCCAATCTCGCCAGCGCCGAGCCCATCGGCGGCTTCGACGCGGTGATCGGCAATCCGCCCTATGTGCGGCAGGAGCTGCTTGGAGACGAGGTCAAGCGCGCGCTGAAAAGATCCTACGCGGCCTTCGACGGCATGGCCGACCTCTATGTCTATTTCTACGAACAAGGCTTGCGATTGCTGCGTCCCGGCGGGCGCATGGGTTATGTCGTCACCAACAAATGGCTGAAGGCGGGCTACGCCGAAAATCTGCGTGACCTCTTCGCCGCAAGAGGCTGGCTCGAATTTGTCGCGGATTTCGGCCACGCCAAGCACTTCTTCCCGGACGCCGATGTTTTTCCGTCCGTGCTCGTGATGAGGAAGCCGGATCGCACGGTGCCGGTCCCCGCAGACGCCGCCATCTGCGTCATTCCGCGCGAGGCCGTGCCGAGAAAAGGACTCGCCGGC is a window encoding:
- a CDS encoding strawberry notch-like NTP hydrolase domain-containing protein; the protein is MSPILAAALPAQHQAELSFATDDKPHALMMAAQALVAHLAKGRVIDAAILRSAMESAFGASDAEGAWSWKDAYESMEAAQVLFLRRYGPAIFARANNEPSRALAMLVKIGGLLPTQTRRSEESHALQQFSTPLEFAYAASVVAGIGAGDIVLEPSAGTGMLAIFAELAGARLILNEWAETRADLLKLLFPGASPSRFDGAQLHDRLDAGLVPSVVLMNPPFSSSPLIEGRHAAATFEHIRASLTRLQPGGRLVAITGESFSPNANAWRSGFERLQEQGRLIFTAALARGFFARHGASVESRLTILDKTAAENPKQFRDGFGPIATLEELLQLVQREIPPREGCVAPPWSGDASPLSMNGAANFRPSSCAPINLRPSPPLLSVRVPERSAQGAHSGAAPRPAPSAAGALAEIAELAYETRDWKAPQGGSLSAGLYEPHAVQSIVIEGARPHPTTLVQSAAMASVAPPKPSYRPHLPKAVIESGLLSDAQLESVIYAGEAHGGHLAGAFLVNETFDSVAAAPDDAENMVRFRRGFYLGDGTGAGKGRQVAGVVLDNWLKGRRKALWISKSDKLLEDAQRDWAALGQEKLQIVPLSRFNQGTPIRLSEGILFTTYATLRSDERQGRDGALKASRLKQIIDWLGQDFDGVIVFDEAHAMANAVGDKGERGEKAASQQGRAGLRLQNALPDARVLYVSATGATTVANLAYAARLGLWGSTDMPFATRQDFVGAMEAGGIAAMEVLARDLKALGLYASRALSYAGVEVEMLEHRLSNEQIRIYDSYASAFEIIHNNLTAALEAANITGEGGRAYNRNAKSAARSAFESNKQRFFNHLITAMKVPSLIAAINHDLEAGHAAVIQIVSTSEALMERRLAEIPTSEWSDLSCDCSPREYVLDYLAHSFPTQLYEVYSDENGDLQSRPVVDDNGQPVHSREAMERRDRLIEHLAALPAVQGALDQIVQRFGTEMVAEVTGRSRRIVRKANADGSDRLCVENRPASANLGETQAFMDDEKRVLVFSDAGGTGRSYHAERSAKNQRLRVHYLLEPGWKADNAIQGLGRTNHTNQAQPPLFRPVATDVKGEKRFLSTIARRLDTLGAITRGQRQTGGQGLFRPEDNLESPYGRTALRQLYQLLYSGKVEGCSLTRFQEATGLDITDQDGSLREELPPISTFLNRILALPITLQNRLFEVFEGLMEASIEAAVQAGVFDVGVETLSAESLVVTNRQTIAAHTKSGAQTQLLTILRKDKTRVTTLVEAFEFATASQKSRLMVNDQSGRAAVKLPAPGLMQDDGSVQPRVRLLRPVHRDLISVEALERSHWREACAEEFLHAWEAEVASLPEFTESTFHIAAGLLLPVWNRLPDETARVYRLQTDEGERIIGRLVSPASAAALCEALGAEAPALAPSAAIAAVIQDGAGLVLSEGFVLKRSLVMNRQRLELVGFSDSLVDRLKALGLVSEIIAWKLRLFVPLGDEAAQIVEKLFELYPLLRVAPSTRVNS
- a CDS encoding ParB/RepB/Spo0J family partition protein; translated protein: MSKIVLTAARDIALDKLVASDANVRRIKSGVSIEDLAEDIARRGLLQSLSVRPVRDAEEQETGKFAVSAGGRRLAALKLLVKQKRLAKNAPVPCIAKTDVIEEEDSLAENTMREALHPLDQFRAFKSLHDQGVTIDEIAARFFVGAQVVRQRLKLAAASQKLLDLYVGEDLTLEQLMAFCVTDDHARQEQVWEGLSRSYNKEPYTIRRMLTEGAVKAGDKRAVFVGIDAYEVAGGVILRDLFVHDHGGWLQDVALLDRLAREKLAETADALRAEGWKWSEIAIGFPYGHTNGLRRLPASYAPISEEEQARYDAALAEYNALSDEHEGADDLPEEVDNRMAELEREIAAVDERPAIYNPDEITRAGIFVSIDHAGALKVERGFVRPEDEASATTTQMSAGAGSARASNGSDGSMADDAIEGQTAASSSTLGEDETETSSKLSDRLLSELTAHRTLALRVALTNDPDAAFLAATHALALKAFYGSGHFDGCVELETKNVFLGSYAPGLADTPVARANDEANGQWQLRLPKRSQDLWAWLVKSDRDATAGLFAYCVGQSVNALQLPHDRRPRALEHADQLAEHLVLDMSAHWAPTAESYFGKVTKARILAAVREAKGEATAQMIDHLKKADMATEAERLLQGTGWLPEPLRTASLEAAADAQTGEIGEGEALPDFLVEDDGDTPTDAEEDEPHAAAAE
- a CDS encoding antitoxin Xre/MbcA/ParS toxin-binding domain-containing protein — protein: MNHQGFVTVDKVAATFGMSKGQLAETIGLNREALYKLARLEAPKTQSRLKEMLEIVSRVSGWAGGKEQAMAWYRAQPIAAFGGRTAESLVKDGQAGALRDYLDHIALGGFA
- a CDS encoding RES family NAD+ phosphorylase: MRFQATCYRAHDPRWSFAPLSGQGAEIRGARFNPKGVPALYLALSIMTAVKEINQGFARKIEPCVLCSYDVDCEDVVDLRTEEGRKAAGVSFADMACAWFLDIAQSREPSSWRLAKRLIEAGSAGILVPSFAPGATQADQNLVLWKWSKSRPHKVSVHDPSGRLPKDQLSWK
- a CDS encoding Eco57I restriction-modification methylase domain-containing protein, with product MIDGGLFTRDFLIEGITATPQWTALDPQAVDRIRSDAVSLFSNLTAIKNPTEAVTEKDLIYPLLAAIGWGDRVFVQPNASVKGRADVPDALLFADEAAHDKARKEKSDWKRFQHGLCVVEAKRWNRVLDREETGKTPDVGVPSTQMLRYLRRVDDVTKGGLRWGILTNGRVWRLYWQGALSVAEDFLEIDLGKALNLPNCGLDILDKRPGRFADDAQWRAHTFKLFAALFGREAFLPFEGGQTFHDFARAKGKFWEARVAKNLSDTVFDEVFPALSDALTKADPTRKGELSSAYLEEVRHGALILLYRLLFVLYAEDRNLLPDETGPYADYCLTKMRFEIADCNTAGRDAPTSFVTYWPKLTSIFRAIANGDDALGIPPYNGGLFEPAAAPILERTQLPDAVIAKAIFGLSHEPDDGAGRGPKYINYRDLSVQQLGSVYERILEFGLRANDGGGVEIDADDEARHKSGSYYTPEELVTLIISRAVGPLIEERVATFKAKATALASDRHPIADRLKVLTAHDPAIAILSLKICDPAMGSGHFLVSLVDWLADEVLDAMAEAAALVSWGAYTSPLAERIDAVRTKILSEAKAHRWPIVESQLDDRHVVRRMVLKRVVHGVDKNPMAVELAKVSLWLHSFTVGAPLSFLDHHLRCGDSVIGAFVRPTVDALQARGALFNLGQITRVEQVAGLMSEIEETTDNDIAEVASSKAKFGAVEDVIEPIEALFSLLTAERLMGVFDAAPKKAPDMRKLAGKSEKQLAKARADAKSFERAAALQLVLEGTFGDPIRLAAGAERVAPPELVKQLALLPEAPPDQQSLFPAISVDDQRRVIADALVEEARALAELHHFFHWEIGFPNIWSNLASAEPIGGFDAVIGNPPYVRQELLGDEVKRALKRSYAAFDGMADLYVYFYEQGLRLLRPGGRMGYVVTNKWLKAGYAENLRDLFAARGWLEFVADFGHAKHFFPDADVFPSVLVMRKPDRTVPVPADAAICVIPREAVPRKGLAGAVAEATFTLPRAMFTKESWVLEPRPVMDLLDKIRRNGVPLTEYTGVKPLYGIKTGLNEAFLIDTPTRERLVRDDPACAEIIKPYLRGQDIERWHSPDSGLFMIVLKSSGNFEWPWANAADEMQAEAIFAQTYPALHRHMKVFEEWLDAKTNKKAGLRHREDRGRFWWELRACDYYAAFEKPKVLYVDITWSASFSLDRSGRFTNNTGYFIPSGDPWIVSVLNAPIGWHYSWRRAQHGKDEALRYFTSFVEGYPIPPMPANAKFSTHVERIGTERSEVAHGVRAILDWLRHEFGLDKPGTTLTQPHLLDADGFVAALRKV